A stretch of Gemmatimonas aurantiaca T-27 DNA encodes these proteins:
- a CDS encoding 3-oxoacyl-ACP reductase, translating into MSHALQDQVVLVSGAARGLGAAIASAFAREGAQVIINYRSSRERAEALAAELGPRTRALQADVRDAAQVSALFDEARRTMGPITTLVHNAIADYAFNGDARDTLTTLTADHLLDQTRTACVGALTLLQQAIPDMTAAGFGRVITIGSNLVQHPVVPYHDYTAAKSALLALTRTAAAELGPQGITVNMVSGGLLRTTDASAATPDAVFDLIAAGTPLRRVTTPAELADAVLFFASPWSRAVTGQNLIVDGGLVFG; encoded by the coding sequence ATGTCGCACGCATTGCAGGACCAGGTCGTTCTCGTCTCCGGCGCGGCGCGCGGTCTGGGCGCAGCCATTGCCTCGGCCTTCGCTCGCGAAGGCGCACAGGTGATCATCAACTACCGATCGAGCCGCGAACGCGCCGAAGCGCTCGCGGCCGAGCTCGGTCCACGAACTCGCGCGTTACAGGCGGATGTACGGGATGCCGCGCAGGTGAGCGCGCTGTTCGACGAAGCGCGCCGCACCATGGGGCCGATCACCACGCTCGTGCACAATGCCATCGCTGACTACGCGTTCAATGGCGACGCGCGTGATACACTCACCACGCTCACGGCCGATCACCTGCTCGATCAGACACGCACCGCCTGTGTGGGTGCGCTCACACTGCTGCAGCAGGCCATCCCCGACATGACAGCCGCCGGCTTTGGTCGTGTGATCACGATCGGCAGCAATCTCGTGCAGCACCCTGTGGTGCCATACCACGACTACACCGCCGCCAAGTCGGCGCTGCTGGCGCTCACGCGCACGGCCGCGGCCGAGCTGGGGCCGCAGGGCATCACGGTGAACATGGTGTCGGGCGGGCTGCTGCGAACCACCGACGCCAGTGCGGCCACACCCGATGCGGTGTTCGATCTCATTGCCGCCGGCACACCACTGCGCCGCGTCACCACGCCAGCAGAGTTGGCAGATGCCGTGCTGTTCTTCGCCAGCCCGTGGTCACGTGCGGTGACAGGACAGAATCTGATTGTCGATGGGGGACTGGTGTTCGGGTGA
- the thiD gene encoding bifunctional hydroxymethylpyrimidine kinase/phosphomethylpyrimidine kinase: MTRDANTMRACLRLYLVTDPLLCAKAGLLHTVREAIAGGISMVQLRDKTATTEERIAIGRALMRVLHGTGVPLIINDDIDAALAIGAHGVHVGQSDLTPRIVRERMGPSAIVGLSCETVAQAAAADPLLVDYVGMSPVLATPTKRDHAAALGFTGLEAARAATTLPAVAIGGMHLEHVTRVMRTGVDGIAVVSAVCGQPDPRAASLALRQAIDEAVRDMTHPRIPNALTIAGSDPSGGAGIQADLKTFAAQRVYGMAALTALTAQNTRGVAGVHVVPPVFVLQQLESLFDDIRIDAVKIGMIATADIATTVADVLEERMRGPVVLDPVMIAKGGAELLRPDAVDAVRTRLLPLATVITPNLAEAAHLLNMPMASTRAEMETQATLLRALGPQAVLLKGGHLTEERSPDCLVTSDGVHWFDGPRVATANTHGTGCTLSAAIAAGLAGGGNLLTVVRTAKQYVTDAIASAHRLTVGHGHGPTHHFHNLWNR, encoded by the coding sequence ATGACTCGCGATGCCAACACGATGCGCGCGTGTCTGCGTCTCTATCTCGTCACCGATCCGCTGTTGTGTGCGAAAGCGGGGCTGCTGCACACGGTGCGTGAAGCCATCGCCGGCGGGATCAGCATGGTGCAACTACGCGACAAGACGGCCACCACCGAAGAGCGCATTGCGATTGGCCGAGCCCTGATGCGTGTCCTGCACGGAACGGGTGTTCCGCTCATCATCAACGACGATATCGACGCGGCCCTCGCCATCGGGGCACACGGCGTGCATGTGGGGCAGTCAGACCTCACGCCACGTATCGTACGCGAGCGCATGGGGCCTTCGGCCATTGTCGGATTGTCCTGTGAAACGGTAGCACAGGCAGCCGCTGCCGATCCGCTGCTGGTGGACTATGTGGGCATGAGCCCCGTGCTGGCCACACCCACCAAGCGGGATCATGCCGCCGCCCTGGGTTTCACGGGGCTCGAGGCCGCGCGGGCTGCGACGACGCTACCGGCCGTCGCCATCGGCGGCATGCACCTCGAACATGTCACTCGCGTCATGCGCACCGGCGTGGACGGTATTGCTGTGGTGTCGGCGGTGTGCGGACAGCCGGATCCTCGTGCGGCGTCCTTGGCGTTGCGTCAGGCGATCGATGAAGCGGTACGTGACATGACACACCCGCGCATTCCCAACGCGCTCACCATTGCGGGATCGGATCCATCCGGCGGCGCAGGCATTCAGGCGGACCTCAAGACGTTTGCCGCACAGCGCGTGTATGGCATGGCGGCGCTTACGGCACTCACGGCGCAGAACACCCGTGGTGTTGCCGGAGTGCATGTCGTGCCGCCGGTGTTTGTGCTTCAGCAACTCGAGTCACTCTTCGATGACATTCGCATCGATGCGGTGAAAATCGGCATGATTGCCACAGCCGACATCGCCACTACCGTGGCCGACGTACTCGAAGAGCGCATGCGCGGGCCCGTCGTGCTCGATCCGGTGATGATCGCCAAGGGCGGTGCGGAGCTGTTGCGACCCGACGCGGTGGACGCCGTGCGCACACGATTGTTGCCGCTGGCCACCGTGATCACCCCCAACCTGGCCGAAGCAGCCCATCTGCTGAATATGCCGATGGCATCCACACGCGCTGAGATGGAAACGCAGGCCACGCTGTTGCGTGCACTCGGGCCACAGGCCGTGCTGCTCAAGGGTGGCCATCTCACGGAAGAGCGCAGCCCCGACTGCCTGGTGACGTCCGACGGTGTGCACTGGTTCGACGGGCCGCGTGTGGCCACTGCCAACACGCACGGCACGGGCTGCACGCTGTCAGCGGCCATTGCAGCCGGCCTCGCAGGCGGAGGCAACCTGCTCACGGTCGTGCGCACCGCCAAGCAGTACGTAACCGACGCCATCGCTTCGGCGCATCGACTCACTGTCGGCCACGGCCACGGCCCCACGCATCATTTCCACAACCTCTGGAACCGCTGA
- the thiM gene encoding hydroxyethylthiazole kinase, which yields MDAPSSASGPTQPRLSPADALAALRASAPLTQCITNYVAMQIAANTLLAAGAAPAMIHTVEESGAFAGLARAVTINIGTLSPAWVDGMKAAIDGATAVGTPWVLDPVAHYASAYRSAVARDLLSRRPTILRGNASEILALAGGNTAARGVDAADPVTAAGAAASALAREYGSVVAVTGAVDLVTDGTRVAMVSGGSPWMPQVTALGCSLTCLMGAFAAVTAPLEATVAALTLFAEAGARAHAHSEGPGSFAWRFLDALAAVTPDDLTGTERVSWNAP from the coding sequence ATGGACGCTCCGAGTTCGGCTTCAGGCCCCACACAGCCCCGCCTCTCGCCCGCCGACGCCCTCGCGGCACTGCGCGCGTCGGCCCCGCTCACACAGTGCATCACCAACTATGTGGCGATGCAGATCGCGGCGAACACACTGCTCGCCGCCGGCGCGGCGCCGGCCATGATCCACACGGTCGAAGAGAGCGGCGCGTTCGCCGGCCTCGCACGTGCGGTCACCATCAACATCGGCACACTGTCGCCCGCATGGGTGGACGGCATGAAGGCGGCCATCGACGGGGCCACCGCCGTCGGCACGCCGTGGGTGCTCGATCCGGTGGCGCACTATGCCTCGGCGTACCGTTCAGCCGTGGCCCGTGACCTGCTTTCGCGTCGACCCACCATTCTGCGTGGCAATGCGTCGGAGATTCTGGCGCTGGCCGGTGGCAACACCGCAGCACGTGGCGTGGATGCGGCCGATCCGGTGACGGCGGCCGGCGCGGCAGCCAGCGCGCTGGCTCGCGAATACGGCAGTGTGGTGGCCGTGACGGGTGCGGTGGATCTGGTCACCGACGGAACCCGCGTGGCGATGGTCTCAGGCGGTTCGCCGTGGATGCCACAGGTCACGGCGCTGGGCTGCTCGCTCACCTGCCTCATGGGCGCGTTCGCGGCGGTGACAGCTCCACTCGAGGCAACTGTGGCAGCCTTGACGCTGTTCGCGGAAGCGGGCGCACGTGCACATGCACACAGCGAGGGGCCCGGCTCTTTCGCCTGGCGATTCCTCGATGCCCTGGCGGCGGTGACGCCCGACGATCTGACAGGCACGGAACGTGTGTCGTGGAACGCTCCATGA
- a CDS encoding pyridoxal phosphate-dependent aminotransferase — MLTISEKFARLGTDHAPGQEVRQDRVAQDTDLRGDVIAGTPVDFSHGDVNDDAFAPTPGAFEEFVAGVERGGSQAYTEYRGGAELRDSLGERLTHFTGKPVSGADELIITPGTQGALFLALGATVNTGDRVAVVRPDYFANRKLVEFLGGVVVPVRMDYLAHTDGAGLDLGQLEDAFKSGVKTFLFSNPNNPAGVVYTAAEIARIAELATTYGATVIVDQLYSRLLYSGSTYTHLRASNIDANQVVTIMGPSKTESLSGYRLGVAFGAPHIIDRMEKLQAIVSLRAPGYSQAVLRTWFAEPDGWLQDRIALHQALRDELLGVFATVPELVVRAPQAGSYLFPKLPALDVSLHDFVRALRVQAGVTVTPGTEFSPESTDSIRLNFSQNHDAAVQAAHRIAQLIERYRADVGAVRAGIAQ; from the coding sequence ATGCTCACCATCAGTGAGAAGTTCGCCCGACTCGGCACCGATCATGCCCCCGGACAGGAAGTCCGGCAGGACCGCGTGGCACAGGACACGGACCTGCGTGGCGATGTGATCGCCGGAACGCCGGTCGACTTTTCTCACGGTGATGTGAACGACGACGCCTTCGCGCCAACGCCCGGTGCGTTCGAGGAATTTGTCGCGGGTGTGGAGCGCGGCGGCTCGCAGGCATACACGGAGTATCGCGGCGGTGCGGAGTTGCGTGACAGCCTCGGCGAACGCCTCACGCACTTCACCGGCAAGCCGGTGTCGGGTGCCGATGAACTGATCATCACGCCCGGCACACAGGGCGCGTTGTTTCTCGCGCTCGGCGCGACGGTGAATACCGGCGATCGAGTGGCTGTGGTGCGCCCTGACTACTTTGCCAATCGCAAACTGGTGGAGTTTCTGGGCGGCGTGGTCGTTCCGGTGCGCATGGACTACCTCGCGCACACCGACGGCGCGGGTCTCGACTTGGGCCAACTCGAAGACGCATTCAAGTCGGGTGTGAAGACGTTTCTCTTCTCCAACCCGAACAATCCGGCAGGCGTAGTCTACACCGCCGCAGAAATTGCGCGCATCGCCGAACTGGCCACCACGTACGGCGCGACGGTGATCGTCGATCAGTTGTATTCGCGCCTGCTGTACTCGGGCAGCACGTACACGCATCTGCGCGCGTCCAATATCGACGCGAATCAGGTCGTCACGATCATGGGCCCGTCCAAGACGGAATCATTGAGCGGCTACCGACTGGGCGTGGCCTTTGGCGCGCCGCACATCATCGATCGCATGGAGAAGCTGCAGGCTATCGTGTCGCTGCGCGCACCGGGATACTCGCAGGCGGTGTTGCGTACCTGGTTTGCCGAACCCGATGGCTGGCTGCAGGATCGCATCGCCCTGCACCAGGCGCTGCGTGACGAGCTGCTCGGCGTGTTTGCCACCGTGCCGGAGTTGGTGGTGCGTGCCCCGCAGGCCGGCAGCTATCTCTTCCCCAAGCTGCCGGCGCTGGATGTGTCACTGCACGACTTCGTGCGCGCATTGCGTGTGCAGGCCGGCGTGACGGTGACACCGGGAACCGAGTTCAGCCCGGAGAGCACCGACAGCATTCGCCTCAATTTCTCACAGAACCACGATGCGGCGGTCCAGGCGGCCCACCGCATCGCGCAACTGATCGAGCGTTATCGGGCTGATGTAGGTGCCGTGCGCGCTGGGATTGCCCAATGA
- the nadS gene encoding NadS family protein codes for MKADAFNELLESVRQAGAIRRGERKPARARQFKPTDVKAVRADLGQSQAEFALMIGVSVATLRNWEQGRRMPEGPALALLQVAAHNPAAVVEALHRPKRRGAA; via the coding sequence GTGAAAGCCGACGCATTCAACGAATTGCTGGAGAGCGTGCGCCAGGCGGGGGCGATTCGCCGCGGTGAACGGAAGCCCGCGCGCGCTCGGCAGTTCAAGCCGACCGATGTCAAAGCGGTCCGTGCGGATCTCGGGCAGTCTCAGGCCGAGTTTGCACTGATGATTGGTGTCAGTGTGGCCACACTTCGCAACTGGGAGCAGGGCCGGCGCATGCCGGAGGGGCCGGCCCTCGCGCTCCTGCAAGTCGCGGCGCACAATCCCGCGGCGGTCGTTGAAGCGCTGCATCGTCCGAAACGGCGCGGGGCGGCATAG
- a CDS encoding M14 family zinc carboxypeptidase, translating to MMSSRMVRGAGTALAVAALTLTTGGTAEAQAAKTAPSANATGSAKFPLTRPERTDYAETSRYDDVIAYMKLMAAANPQIHLTTYGYTYEGRPLPLAVIGAPGATAAQVLATGKTRVYIQGNIHAGEVEGKEALLWLLRSIAKGERNAWLRNTVLLINPIYNADGNERVSVANRGSQAGPVGGMGTRENALGLDLNRDGTKMETAEARSMARLLTEYQPHVAMDLHTTDGSSNSGFNMTYETSLSPNNSKAQMSLLRDELLPQITKAVKAKHGSDWFYYGGVSGTGAERAWRSDAELAKPRYTSTYYGVRNILGLLTEAYSYASFKTRITETYWFLEESLDFVSKNSTRVREVVAAANAESIVGQQLAVRQQLVKAPQPYEIVFAPTNSVRNPYVADRPYRMRPDGNTNRTTEMLPFFGTAVATETSIAPRVWVIPNVSQEPAGSAAPAAAPAQAAGAPGAAGGRGGARPGGFGAPGGTPTQRMIASVADRLDAHGIKYTVTERDMAFTGERFRITGNTLAEQNYQGTHRARTLTGNWEANQQTLPAGSVIISMEQPLARLTFLLMDPRSDDGFMWWNILDPVLGVSPGPQYYPVLRSMNTPG from the coding sequence ATGATGTCGTCACGCATGGTCCGCGGCGCTGGGACGGCGCTCGCTGTTGCTGCACTCACGCTGACGACCGGCGGCACTGCGGAGGCGCAGGCCGCGAAAACAGCACCGAGTGCCAACGCGACCGGTAGCGCGAAGTTTCCGCTCACACGCCCCGAGCGCACGGACTACGCGGAAACGAGCCGCTACGATGACGTCATCGCCTACATGAAGCTGATGGCGGCGGCCAATCCACAGATCCACCTCACCACGTACGGCTACACGTACGAGGGACGGCCGCTGCCACTCGCGGTCATTGGTGCGCCCGGTGCCACGGCGGCGCAGGTGCTCGCCACCGGCAAGACCCGCGTGTACATCCAGGGCAACATCCACGCGGGTGAAGTGGAAGGCAAAGAGGCGCTGCTGTGGTTGCTGCGCTCCATCGCCAAGGGCGAGCGCAACGCCTGGCTCCGCAACACGGTGCTGCTCATCAATCCCATCTACAACGCCGATGGCAACGAGCGCGTGAGCGTGGCCAATCGTGGCAGTCAGGCAGGTCCGGTGGGTGGCATGGGCACGCGCGAAAACGCATTGGGTCTCGATCTCAATCGCGATGGCACCAAGATGGAGACGGCCGAGGCGCGCTCCATGGCTCGGCTGCTCACCGAGTATCAGCCGCATGTGGCGATGGATCTGCACACCACCGACGGCAGCTCCAACAGCGGTTTCAACATGACGTATGAAACATCGCTGAGCCCCAACAACTCGAAGGCGCAAATGAGTCTGCTGCGCGATGAGTTGCTGCCGCAGATCACCAAGGCGGTGAAGGCCAAGCACGGGTCGGACTGGTTCTACTATGGTGGTGTGTCGGGCACCGGCGCCGAACGCGCCTGGCGCTCCGACGCGGAACTCGCCAAGCCACGCTACACGTCCACCTACTATGGTGTGCGGAATATCCTGGGCCTGCTCACCGAGGCCTATTCGTACGCGTCGTTCAAGACCCGCATCACCGAGACGTACTGGTTCCTCGAGGAATCACTCGACTTCGTGTCGAAGAACAGCACCCGCGTGCGTGAAGTCGTCGCTGCGGCCAATGCAGAATCCATTGTGGGTCAGCAGCTCGCCGTGCGACAGCAGTTGGTGAAGGCGCCGCAGCCGTACGAGATCGTCTTTGCGCCCACCAACTCGGTGCGCAATCCGTACGTGGCCGATCGTCCGTATCGCATGCGCCCCGATGGCAACACCAATCGCACCACGGAAATGCTGCCGTTCTTCGGCACGGCCGTGGCCACCGAAACCAGTATCGCGCCGCGTGTGTGGGTGATTCCGAATGTGTCGCAGGAACCGGCCGGTTCCGCGGCGCCGGCCGCTGCGCCTGCACAAGCCGCTGGCGCGCCGGGAGCAGCAGGTGGCCGCGGCGGCGCACGTCCGGGTGGCTTTGGTGCGCCGGGTGGCACGCCCACGCAGCGCATGATTGCCAGTGTCGCCGATCGTCTCGATGCGCATGGCATCAAGTACACGGTGACCGAGCGCGACATGGCGTTCACTGGTGAGCGGTTCCGCATCACCGGCAACACGCTGGCCGAACAGAACTATCAGGGCACGCACCGCGCGCGCACGCTGACCGGTAACTGGGAAGCCAATCAGCAGACGCTGCCGGCCGGCTCGGTCATCATCAGCATGGAGCAGCCGCTCGCGCGACTGACGTTCTTGCTCATGGATCCGCGCTCCGACGACGGCTTCATGTGGTGGAACATCCTCGACCCGGTGCTTGGCGTTTCGCCGGGACCGCAGTACTACCCGGTGCTGCGCTCGATGAATACGCCGGGATAA
- a CDS encoding DUF6805 domain-containing protein, producing MMSRLLALATALSASLAFSPPVDRRVVDTVIAGNAESELAHGYAGHDDWAGVQNDTTFRQANGWMRYALTTFDDTEVTIACVFAGSRDSTRHFDLIVEDSVVARATLAPTDSASRTLELRVPFGVTRGRTNIAVVLRGREGRTPALRSLSVLQDHHELATTVH from the coding sequence ATGATGAGTCGCCTGCTCGCGCTCGCGACCGCCCTTTCGGCGAGCCTCGCCTTCTCACCACCCGTTGACCGCCGAGTTGTGGACACGGTCATCGCCGGCAACGCCGAGAGCGAACTGGCCCACGGCTACGCGGGGCACGACGACTGGGCCGGCGTGCAGAACGACACGACCTTCCGGCAGGCCAATGGCTGGATGCGTTACGCCCTGACGACCTTTGACGACACCGAGGTCACCATTGCCTGCGTCTTTGCCGGCAGCCGCGACTCCACGCGGCATTTCGACCTGATCGTCGAAGACAGCGTCGTGGCACGGGCCACCCTCGCGCCCACCGATTCGGCCAGCCGTACGCTCGAGTTGCGCGTACCTTTTGGCGTGACCAGGGGGCGCACCAATATTGCCGTGGTCCTGCGCGGTCGAGAGGGGCGCACGCCGGCGCTGCGTTCGCTCAGCGTATTACAGGACCACCACGAACTGGCCACAACCGTTCACTAA